The following are from one region of the Mustela lutreola isolate mMusLut2 chromosome 9, mMusLut2.pri, whole genome shotgun sequence genome:
- the LOC131807972 gene encoding LOW QUALITY PROTEIN: progonadoliberin-2 (The sequence of the model RefSeq protein was modified relative to this genomic sequence to represent the inferred CDS: substituted 1 base at 1 genomic stop codon): MASCRLGFLLLLLLTIHPGSLKAQHWSHGWXPGGKRASSSAEHPQQAPRLLGRVLGTAASSPDQTAQTLPSNTLAPPENSVPWESRTTGWWPLRWKQHLVQTLLVSIGRGRAWPSRGYCV; the protein is encoded by the exons ATGGCCAGCTGCAGACTAGGCTttctgctactgctgctgctcaCCATCCACCCTGGATCCTTGAAGGCCCAGCACTGGTCCCATGGCTGGTAACCTGGAGGAAAACGAGCTTCCAGCTCAGCCGAGCacccccagcaggccccaaggCTCCTAG GACGGGTCCTGGGCACTGCAGCAAGCAGCCCAGACCAGACTGCCCAAACCCTTCCAAGCAACACCCTGGCTCCCCCTGAGAACAGTGTGCCCTGGGAGAGTAGAACCACAGGCTGGTGGCCCCTCCGCTGGAAGCAGCACCTGGTGCAGACACTACTGGTAAGTATAGGGAGGGGCCGGGCATGGCCCAGTAGGGGCTACTGCGTCTAA
- the MRPS26 gene encoding small ribosomal subunit protein mS26, translated as MIRALRVLGRGFPGGPPAPLLLQVRGRKTRYDPPAKSKVGRVTTPPAVDPVEFFLLTERYRLYRQTVRALRLEFVSEVRKKVHEARVGVVAERKALQDATEHRDLMAWNQAENQRLLELRLARLRQEAREQEQRQAEEKARRALEAQAWAQLKEQEVLQLQEEAKNFITPENLEARVEEALDSPKSYNWAITREGLVVRPQHKGS; from the exons ATGATACGCGCGCTGCGAGTCCTGGGCCGGGGGTTCCCGGGCGGACCACCGGCCCCGCTACTATTGCAGGTGCGCGGCCGGAAGACCCGCTACGACCCTCCAGCCAAGTCCAAGGTCGGTCGCGTGACGACCCCGCCCGCGGTGGATCCTGTAGAATTCTTCTTGCTGACGGAGCGTTACCGGCTGTACCGCCAGACGGTGCGCGCCCTCAG GCTTGAGTTCGTGTCCGAGGTGCGGAAGAAGGTGCACGAGGCCCGGGTTGGGGTCGTGGCGGAGCGCAAGGCGTTGCAAGATGCTACCGAGCACCGCGACCTGATGGCCTGGAACCAGGCGGAGAACCAGCGGCTGCTCGAGCTGCG gttAGCGAGGCTGCGGCAGGAGGCGCGGGAGCAGGAGCAGCGGCAAGCGGAGGAGAAAGCCCGGCGGGCCCTAGAGGCGCAGGCCTGGGCGCAGCTCAAGGAGCAGGAAGTGCTGCAGCTGCAG GAGGAAGCAAAAAATTTCATCACCCCAGAGAACCTGGAGGCACGGGTGGAAGAAGCTTTGGACTCACCGAAGAGCTACAACTGGGCCATCACCAGAGAGGGGCTGGTGGTCAGGCCACAGCACAAGGGCTCTTAA